The region GGGCGGCAAAGCGATCACCATTGAGGGAGGCACCAGCACCGGTGACACGACGAGCATCGGCGGCGGCAGCGATTTACGACTGGTAATAACGGCCAATCCCGGCGAGATCGAGCGCAATTACGATCAGCCCACGAATCGCGGTGGTGGCGGAGGCGGCGGCGTTATCGGCGTCAGCTGCGGTGGCCAAACCCCACCGACTCCCTCGGTCGGCAAAACCCTGCTGAACACCAGTCCCAATCTCTTGCCGATCACTACAGCGACCGATACGTTCAACAATCTCAAGAACTTGGTCAAGATCGACAAGGGATCATCCCCATCATCGGGCTCGAATCAGGGCGGTAGCGGCGGCCATTACCGCAAAGGCTCTAACACCGGTTCCGGCTATAagagcggcggcggcggcaacgTCGGTTCCCCAGCTAGCAGCGAGGGTGTAGGCGGCAGAAACGGAAGCCGATCATCTGGTGGACCAACCGGACACTTTTCAACTGGCTATAGCAAGAATTCCGCCAAAATTCGCCAACACGATAGCGAAGTGAGCCCAAGACCTCGACGATCTTACCAGGGTGATTCGTCGTCGTCGCGTTACTATCAAAAAAATAGTGACATTTTGGGTCAAGGCATCGGCGGCAGTACCGACGTCTACAACGGCTCCTCCGGCAGATACCAGCAGGACCAGCAAGGCGGAGCTCATCGTGGTAGTCGCAACTATCACTCCAACTCCGATGGCAACTACAATCGATCATTAAACTCGAACTCCACTGTCGGTGGTagtggtagtggtggtggtggtggacaAGGACAAGGAGGAGTAAACTCTGGTTccggtggcagtggcagcaatTATCGCTCCGCCCGCAACTACGAGAACGGCAATGGGAGCAACGGACCGCAGCCACGTTACGGCAGCGGCAACGggaacggcaacggcaacaatAACTCCAACTCCATTTCCAATTCTATATCCACGTCCGTTTACAACGGATCGTCAGCAAATTCAACTGGCAGCAGGCCTCCTCGCAGCAACAATGATGGAGGCGTGAGTGGCAGCGGCTATAGCAACAATTACCGCGACAATTACGACGACTCACCATCACACCAACGCTACACGAATAGTCTTGAGCGGAACGGATCGGGACCGGGACAGGGACCGGGGGTAGGTGCGGGAGGACCTCGCGGCGGCTACGGCAGGCCGGAGGCGACGGATCGTTACGATCGGGGAGCGGTAGGCAATCGTACTCCAGTCCTACGCAACGGCAATGCCTCCTCAGCTCAGATTTCGGGATCCACTTCCAATTCTTCGAACATTTCATTGAACTCGGCCGGCGGACCAGTttcccaacaacaacaacagcagcaacagctccatcagcaacagcaaaaccagcagcagcagcagcagcaacaccatcaGGCTCATCAGGAGAGATCCCAGGCGGGCAAGGCAAGTACTCCGCCACCAGTTACCGGACGTTGGATACCACCATCGCTGCGTCCGCAGCATGGGCTCACCCAAAGCGAAAAGAACGACGCCGTTTTCCGACGCGTCCGTGGTATATTGAACAAGCTAACGCCCGAGAAGTTCCAGGAGCTGAGCGATGAACTACTGAAGCTAGACCTCAACTCGATCGTGATTCTGAACGGCGTGATTCTGCTGATATTCGACAAGGCATTGGACGAGCCGAAGTACTCGTCTATGTACGCCCAGCTGTGCAAGCGACTGTCCGAGGAAGCCCCATCATTTGACAAGGAACAGCAGCCCAACAATTCGTGCACCTTTCTGCGACTTCTGATCGCCGTGTGCCGCGACAAGTTCAACAATCGATTGAAGCGCGACGAGAACGACAACCGTGAACGGCCACCGCCCGAGAATGAGGCCGACGAGGAGGAGCGACGCCATTTGGCGAAGCAACGGATGCTTGGCAATGTCAAGTTTATTGGCGAACTCAACAAGCTGGATATGTTGTCGAAGAATGTGCTGCACCAGTGCATCATGGAGCTATTggacaagaagaagaagcgtaCGGCCGGTGCGCAGGAGATGTGCGAGGACATGGAATGCCTGGCTCAGCTGCTCAAGACTTGCGGCAAGAACCTGGATTCAGAACAGGGCAAAGAGCTGATGAACCAGTACTTCGAGACACTTGAACGTCGGTCAAAGTCATTTGAATATCCACCAAGGATTCGCTTCATGCTAAAGGATGTCATCGAGCTGCGCCAGAACCATTGGGTGCCGCGCAAGGTGGGCACCACCGAGGGCCCCGTCCCCATAAAGCAAATACGCTCGGACGACGACTCGATTATCCGCACCCCGTTCCCCAATCGTGGTCGCGATATGCGCAACAACGATCGCGACTCGGACAGTTGGATGAATCGTTTCCATCTTAATCTTCAGCCTGGCGGCTACAACGACATGTTCAGCGGCCTGAGTGTGACGGGAGCTTCTCCGATTGTCTCGCCGTAAGTATACCACTCCTGGTGGGAGAGGCTTTATTGTGGGAGTGACGTTCTAATCACAGTTTATGGCCTTCTTGCAGGTTCGTCTCCGGTTCGAATCGGGACAGGGATCGCGACAATCGCCAATATAACAATCGTGGCGATCGCAACCGGGATCGCGATCagggtggcggcggcggtgcCAACTATGGCAGCCGCTACAACAAGCACAACCAGAACGGAGGGAGCGGCGGTGGTGGAGGCTCCTCCAATAACCGGGATCGTGACCGGGACGATTCGCGAAGGAACAACGATCGCGACAGGGATCGCAACGATGGCCAATACGGGGGTAATCAGTTGCTGGGTAGCAAGGAGTTGGCGCCGAGGTTCAAGCGCAACTTGATCACCACGAACCAGGATGCGGTGGAGAACTTGCAGATGCGCCCGGCAGCCAACTCCTTGCTCTTCCGAGCGGCCTCCCAGAACCAAAAGTTCCCGGCCACGCTGCCCATATCCACGCCGccgaacagcagcagcaaggaTCAGCAGGCCAAGGACCAGAGCCAGCTATCCAACTCGCACTACCCGCTGTTGGGCACTCCAACCTCTCATCTGCTGAATCCGGCACGCCCCTCGTCCACCCCCTCCGCCGAGTATGCGGACAACCGTACCCTGTTGGGTCTGCAGCAGGAGCGCGGCCTGAAGGCCACCTCCTCGTCGCCAAACTTTGGCTCTGCATCGGACAAGCTGGGTGAGCAGACGGATGGCCTGGGTGGCAGGAAGGGATCGCAGGACGGCAAGGATCAGGGCAAGAGCGGCTCGGTGGAGAGACCCAGCACCCCGGTGGGTGGCACCGGCAAGCAGCAGAAGAAGGACAAGGGCCCCAGCAAGGAGGAGCTGTCCAAGAAGGCCACCCAGTTCTTCAAGGACAAGTTCTACTTCGACTTGGAGGCGGAGATCAAGGAAGATGGTGTGGTGGCTGATGCCGATGCAAAGGAGGATGAGGAGGTGAAGGTAAACGGCGACACAGCCGAGAAGGCAGTCGATGGAGAAGTGGCCCCGGAAGAAGAAGAATCGGAGACCAAGGCAGATACCCCAGCTACGTCGACCGGCACTCCAGATCCCTTCACCGAACTTGTGGATGGTTTCCTTGAGCTGAAACTGCCGGAGAAGGCGCTCAAGGATGTGTGCATCAGCCTGCTGATGGAGGTGTTGGACCGTGTGAACGATGTCTACCTGGAACGTGTCGTGCGCTTCCTCCAGACATTGCGCAAACAGTCCAACATCAAGCCGAACGTGATCGTCGAGGTATTCAAGCAGCTCGTCAACAAGATGAACGAACGCGAGGCACTCAATCCCCGTATCACGTTCCTGGTGGCCACCGTGCTGGCCAAGACTGTGTGCGAGCCAGCTCTGCTCAAGTTGAACGACATCGCCAACTACACGGACAACGGACAGCACTATCCGCTGTTCCTGCTCGTGCTGCAGCAGCTGCACAAGACCATCGGCAAGGAGGCGCTCGAGGAGAAGTTCCGCGCCAGCAAGGTCGACCTGATGAACAGCCTGCCGGAAGCCGATCGCACCAAGGAGCGCCTGGCCGAGATCCTCGAGGACCGCCAGCTGTCATTCCTCTACCCGCTGCTCAAGGTGCAGTCGGAGATGCTGAAGCAGCTGCAGAGCGATCCAAATCCCAACAACTTCTACAAGTGGATCAAGGCCAATGTGGAGAACAAGTACTACAAGGACCCGGGCTTCATTCAGGCCCTTATGACCGTGGTGGTCAAGTATGTGACCCGTGAGACGACCCTGGCCCCCGGCACCGATCCCAAGGAGGCGCCCGAGAAGTCGGTGACCCTAAAGGAGCAGCAGTTGCTGGAGACCTATAGCCAGATGCTGCAGACCTTCCTGGGCCAGAACGAGCTGCAACTGATGGCTCTCTATGCACTTCAAGTTTTCTGCTACAGCGAGAGTTTCCCGAAAGGTAAGACATCCTTAATAtcctttatttaaaaacataattctaatattttttttaatcaggAATGCTATGCCGTTGGTTTAAATACCTTTACGAATCTGAGATCATTGAGGAGGAGGCATTCGTCTCGTGGAAGGAGGAGATTTCCGACAAATATCCAGGCAAAGGATCCGCTCTGTTCCAAGTAAATGCCTGGCTGACCTGGCTGCAGGAGGCCGAATCCGAGGACGACGAGgattaagaagaagaagcaccACCAGTCCCGCATAACAACGCTACATGTTTATCACTTCCAATATTTATTCACAAATCGAAAATGATTACAtgataaaaaatctaacaaaaaaaaacaaaaaaaggaaaaaaaacgaTATGATAAAGATCAAGTTTGAAATCGCGGTTGCAAATCTTAGTCAAATTATAGTAgaagaaacataaaaaaaaaaaagaaaagaaatttaatcaaaattatttGATATCCAATATAAATTCAAAGAACTCTCCTAACAACCTAACGATCAATAAATAATACGCAATAGACGCATACGTAATGAGAATAACGGTATTTAACCCATAACAACCCCCGTCATCAATGAATGCAAGCGAAATTAGTAAATTATCATTGACATTTCAAGCAAACAACTGAAATCGAACATAATTAATTAGTGAATTCATCtcgatatttttgtttttgttttaatttaaaatataacccAACCGGAACTGATCTTTTAACCGAATATCTATGAATTATTTACTCTCCGTCTTCAACTACCCGATTGTGTATTTAAATAAGTAGGTCAAATCAAAAACGACAACGTATaaattatatgaatatttaacaaaataacaaaacaccAATCGATGCGTGCAGATGGGAGCGAAGAAATCTGATTCTAATTGTGAACAAACCTAtcgtacatatgtattttaACTCGTCAAAAAACGTAAACATATTAAACATCGCCCACATCAAATAGAGCCTTAATAAATGCAACCAACACTGCgaaaagattatttttattcattaaCTTGTGAATTATAGGAATAGAATTTGAATTTTCCGCCTTAGAAGGGTTGGGATGACACCAGTGCTGGAAAACGGGGCTGCCAATTGGGGGGGTCTAAgccttaatttttaaaaatcctagaattttattctatttataatctaatattaattaaaattcatattTATGTTAAATACATAAACCAAACCAATCACttggtttatttaaaaattatgcaaaagtTTCTGATTATTATAACAACGTTTTCCAACACTCAAACTATTTCAAGTCAAAATCTGCATTTCATTGTTTACGTTTTAACTTATATTTTCCAAAGAAAGTACAATTTATTTAGCATCTTGAAGTCTTATACCAACACAATGGCAGCTGTAGATGTCCTAGAATCCAATGTACTTATAGAGGAGGCTTCACCCCCCAAACCGACTGAGCTTTTTACCTCGCACTACGCCCAAGTGGATGCAGGTCCCATGCAGTTTACGGTGCGGGCTTTGAAAATGCCGGGAAGCACTTTGCTGTTTGTGAACTCCAAAGAGGAGGTGCTAGAGGAACTGGCACTGGCCATGCCCTCCCGTGATCCAGCCTCCAAAGATGTCTTATCAACCACCATACTGGGCGGCTACGGCCAGACGGAATCTTCGGTGCTGGCCACCAAGTTAAGCAAGCGATATCAACGTCCGTTCTATGTTAGCTTCAACCTGAAGGTGGACCGCCTGGTGGGCCCTCTGTTCGAGAAGGCGCTCGTTACCTACATGCGCGACCATCTGGAGCACTTCGTCTGAGTGGGTAATGtgattgttttattattaaaccGCAGCACATTTATTTATGGTTCACATGCACAGGCCGCGTGGGGGTCACCGCCGTTGGATGCGCGTCTATTTCGGGGATCGCCACTGGAGGACCCCACGGACACAGCACCTCTACCTCGCACTCCACTCCAGCGATACGCAATCTCCGTTCTCCGATCTCCGCTCAGACGTCATGCGGCGGTCGAGTGAGCGCGAACTTTAAACGTATCGCAGAATCAAACTACCGAACATTTTGTACAATAAATTTATTGCCTAAGTAAGTTTACAGAGTGCTCTGCGTATCAATTATGCCGTGTGGTATGGTGTGTGATAGTGCGTtcattgtaaaaaaaaaaagacctaTGGTTGGGGCTCACCCACTGGGGGAGTGATCGCATGCCGCCCGCATGCTGTTCGCCGTTCACGGCTCAATCTCGTTCGGCGAATCGACCACAGACGTGAAGGTCGACTGCACCGATCGATTGCCCTCTTCGCCTCCACTAAGTGATTTCCCTGGAATCATTCCGAGTTCTAGTATACCTAGTATACCTACTATATTGATTATATTGCGTTGGTTTGTTTACACAGTGATTGGTagtaaatttttacaaaacttTTTGGTTATGGGAAAATTTTTAAGTGCCTAAAAATGATGGCAATCATTATCGATTACATGTGTGGGGATTATTAAGCAATCATTATCCAATGGGAAAATTTTTCAAGAGCCCAAAGGCAATGGCCTTTAGGGAAATAATCTTGCACTGAAAGTAGGGGTTACTATACCATTATTCTTTAgggttttttaaagaatacgttacttttaataatttaaagttCAAAAAGTGATAGCTAAGTAGTTTTAGgtacaatataatattaaaatattaaataagacTAGGAGtacatttttgtgattctTACCTTTTAAAAATCGGATAACCCCCTGTCTAGctatattttcctttttaaaaacattataaTGTTTAAATTCTTCCAACTTTAACTCTAAACCagacaaacatttttatatCCAGCTCCAGTTAGCACCCACTGGCAAGTCTTTTGCCATTTCCTGCCCAGACTATCGTAAATCTAAAAACTTTTGATAAGTCAGAGGTCTGAATTACCCCCTCCAAGAATGCCAGTCAtttgtatattaaaaaaaaagcccccAGCGGCTTCTTAAGTTGTTGTTGGATGTTGCCGCCTGCCTGGATGATGTGCTATTGAAACTTTTCCGCCAAAAACGtggaacccaaaaaaaaaaaatagtcaaaaacaaaaaaaacgacaACAAAATGTGCCTCTCATAATGCCCAGTCTAGACGAGATATTGTCAGGCGTATCAGCAGTGGTAACTGAAACAATAGCATATCGCTCCTAAATAGCAACACCCATCGAACGGTATAAAAATAGAGGCATTGCCGGAAGGTCTGGGGTCTGGGGTCTGTAGGCTCCCACGAATGTCTGGAATGCTTTCCCCCTTCCCCTTCCCCTCCCTCTATTATTTATTCCCCATACCAACCAGGGCCAGGTTTAcctttaataatttttcctCTTTTGGCGATATCAGACTGTCTGGCGATAAGCCTCGTATAAATAATAGATCCGAGTCTGTAATAAAGTACCAGGGAGTTCCATGCTCTGGATGCATGCTTATGCCCACATCCTCGCTTGAGACCAGAGTGTGATGACTGGTCTGGGGGCATGGGACATGGGACATGGACTTTGGATGTCTGtcggtggtggcggtggcgtTGATGGTGATGGTACCGGCAACAAAGTAATTAGCCTTTCGCCATCGATCATATCAGCACATTGTAGCTCCCAGTGGGTTCCAATGTCTTCTGGTGGACCCTTCCCCATCATGTGCATTCGCAATGATAATTCCCAGTTCAAGCGTACGCCGATCACtgcccattcccattcccattccgaTTCCAGAGTAGAACTTATCTGGCCAGCAGGCCACCTTTGCCAGCCATCCAGACCCCTCTGGTTATCGGTCGAGTGTTGTTAATTTGATAGAAATATTGAACATCATCCAGCCGGGCGGGCCTGCACCTTCCCATCCGGTTCGATCCGGTTTCTAAGCTCCGATTACTGTCTGTCGCCCAGTTGCGTAcggatttgtttttatttacgcCGAGATTCAGACCACGGAAAATTAATAAGCGCACACGCTCCCGCTCCCCAAtagaacaaaattttttttttcttttcttttattaaaaaaaaaagaaaaaattgttaatatATATGACCTTATCTGTGGGGCTGGTTCTGGACTTTGGGAATGTCCGAGGGGGGGAAAACAGTGTCATGGTTCTGGAGCCGGGGTGGGTTGTTGGAGAGGGAGAGGGAATGGCCCGGCTTATCAACAGCCGCTCGCGCCATACAAAGTTCATATTGGCAACCAGAAAATCCGGATTTTTTGCCCGTCCACAACATTCTGGATGGATTTAATAGCCAACAGGCGCTTGCCAAACATAAAAATTTAGGTTACGCCTGGGGTCCTTCGGGGTTCTATGGTctgttcttctttttttttgattttttttggaatatgATCTGTTTAATCTTAATTCAAGGCCAGGCTTTGGAAGTTTCCGCTGAACTGACCTCGCCATGCGCAACTGTACTCCATGGTCCGAGATCGAGAGAAGTCGTACTATCTGTGGCCTGATTCCCTATCTATTTATAAATCATGATTCGAATGGGACAGGATTGGGAAATGGCACTCCAAATGGCAATGCTAGTCCACCTGTTACACAGCTGATAGGGATCCACAAAGGGCTTATCATTGCCACTGATGTCATGTTTTTTTTACGTAAGTACCCGGGACCCCACTCAGCGGGATTACATCGGATCGATAGACCGGGTGGAGGGTGGAGCTCCGGGGCGGTTGCAGATTTGGTTAGGCGGGCTGGCAGTCACGAAGGTGGAGCGAAGGTTGCTCCATTGCTCCGTCAGTGATTCACGGGCCCAGACAGCTCCACCTGATAGCAATGCTGATAGCTGATAGCCAAGCCGATAGCCGGTGCTACAATATAATAACCGCCGGGGAGCAGCCGGCAGCCACCAGCCAGCACCCAGCAGAGCTGCGGTACAACTCCCGCTTCCCGTCGGTGCCATTCACGTCATGCCGCAGAAGTTTTCGGGGCCCCAAGATATGAAACGGCGCGACGCCGTACCCACCATATATGTAGGTACATATGTGTGTGCATGTGGCGGCGTTTGTTGACACGGGCGTGAGATAACCACCTTATCACCACGGCGCTCCAGACGCAGCGCCCACACACCGAGGTAAAAACGTAAAAGCCACACGAAACTCAAGAATGAAAATCGTGATTCGCAAGGTTACCCATTCCcacaatttccatttaaattaATCATTACTCCATGGTCTTAGTTTTTGCCTACgattaattaatttgattaattaaGATATTGGAATAGTAATTCTTACTAAGAAGGCCCAGGTTTTTCTTTCAGATTAATGGAAAATTATCTACAAACCCTTGAGGGTTTCCACTCTAGAATTGAATGATTTAGCCTTGATTATGTGAAATATATGAAAACCTTAGATTTTTCAAGGGGGTCCATTAgaacattttgaaaaatatggatcgaaatttttgtttcgaggttttgatgcagattgaagcagaatcgaactagaaatcttttaaggtattcctctcatgGATCGGATAGAAATGGCCCGAGATATGCCTttggtttggggctaaaatggaattccaggattttacaagggggtccatcagaaaattttgaaaaatatggatcgaaatttttattttgaggttttgatgcagattggagcAGAATCGAactagaaatcttttaaggtattcctctcatgGATCGGATAGAAATGGCCCGAGATATGCCTTTGGTTTGGGGCAAAAATGGAATTcctggattttacaagggggtctatcagaaaattttgaaaaatatggatcgaaatttttattttgaggttttgatgcagattggagcAGAATCGAactagaaatcttttaaggtattcctctcatgGATCGGATAGAAATGGCCCGAGATATGCCTTTGGTTTGGGGCAAAAATGGAATTCCAGGATTTcacaagggggtccatcagaaaattttgaaaaatatggatcgaaatttttattttgaggttttgatgcagattggagcAGAATCGAactagaaatcttttaaggtattcctctcatggatcggatagaaattgccCGAGATATGCtcttggtttggggctaaaatggaattcctggattttacaagggggtctatcagaaaattttgaaaaatatggatcgaaatttttcttttgagattttgatgcagattggagcAGAATCGAactagaaatcttttaaggtattcctctcatgGATCGGATAGAAATGGCCCGAGATATGCCTTTGGTTTGGGGCAAAAATGgaattcctggattttgcaagggggtccatcagtaaaaatttgaaaaatatggatcaaaatttttgttttgaggttttgatgcagattgaagcagaattgaaccagaaatcgtttaaggtattccgttcaagaatcggatggaaattcCCCGAGCTGAATAAGAGCCTTCACCAAAAAAGTCGAATTACATCCGGACTGGGGGATGGGTAGTACTTGGAAGTCAATGGAAAAAATACTCTATGTTGTTTGTCTCAGTTTTTCTTATAAACAACCATTAGTCATTGGAATAAGCAAGTTGAGAGA is a window of Drosophila bipectinata strain 14024-0381.07 chromosome 2R, DbipHiC1v2, whole genome shotgun sequence DNA encoding:
- the LOC108119252 gene encoding uncharacterized protein, with translation MAAVDVLESNVLIEEASPPKPTELFTSHYAQVDAGPMQFTVRALKMPGSTLLFVNSKEEVLEELALAMPSRDPASKDVLSTTILGGYGQTESSVLATKLSKRYQRPFYVSFNLKVDRLVGPLFEKALVTYMRDHLEHFV
- the NAT1 gene encoding eukaryotic translation initiation factor 4 gamma 2; the protein is DLRSGQTQPTSRGSPSTDQISFPPPVTRIQIRATCARSISPPSRSRKSITIPLSTYDAAPLLHSYDDSPQRWDLTNGHQAGVIIDQFRGGKAITIEGGTSTGDTTSIGGGSDLRLVITANPGEIERNYDQPTNRGGGGGGGVIGVSCGGQTPPTPSVGKTLLNTSPNLLPITTATDTFNNLKNLVKIDKGSSPSSGSNQGGSGGHYRKGSNTGSGYKSGGGGNVGSPASSEGVGGRNGSRSSGGPTGHFSTGYSKNSAKIRQHDSEVSPRPRRSYQGDSSSSRYYQKNSDILGQGIGGSTDVYNGSSGRYQQDQQGGAHRGSRNYHSNSDGNYNRSLNSNSTVGGSGSGGGGGQGQGGVNSGSGGSGSNYRSARNYENGNGSNGPQPRYGSGNGNGNGNNNSNSISNSISTSVYNGSSANSTGSRPPRSNNDGGVSGSGYSNNYRDNYDDSPSHQRYTNSLERNGSGPGQGPGVGAGGPRGGYGRPEATDRYDRGAVGNRTPVLRNGNASSAQISGSTSNSSNISLNSAGGPVSQQQQQQQQLHQQQQNQQQQQQQHHQAHQERSQAGKASTPPPVTGRWIPPSLRPQHGLTQSEKNDAVFRRVRGILNKLTPEKFQELSDELLKLDLNSIVILNGVILLIFDKALDEPKYSSMYAQLCKRLSEEAPSFDKEQQPNNSCTFLRLLIAVCRDKFNNRLKRDENDNRERPPPENEADEEERRHLAKQRMLGNVKFIGELNKLDMLSKNVLHQCIMELLDKKKKRTAGAQEMCEDMECLAQLLKTCGKNLDSEQGKELMNQYFETLERRSKSFEYPPRIRFMLKDVIELRQNHWVPRKVGTTEGPVPIKQIRSDDDSIIRTPFPNRGRDMRNNDRDSDSWMNRFHLNLQPGGYNDMFSGLSVTGASPIVSPFVSGSNRDRDRDNRQYNNRGDRNRDRDQGGGGGANYGSRYNKHNQNGGSGGGGGSSNNRDRDRDDSRRNNDRDRDRNDGQYGGNQLLGSKELAPRFKRNLITTNQDAVENLQMRPAANSLLFRAASQNQKFPATLPISTPPNSSSKDQQAKDQSQLSNSHYPLLGTPTSHLLNPARPSSTPSAEYADNRTLLGLQQERGLKATSSSPNFGSASDKLGEQTDGLGGRKGSQDGKDQGKSGSVERPSTPVGGTGKQQKKDKGPSKEELSKKATQFFKDKFYFDLEAEIKEDGVVADADAKEDEEVKVNGDTAEKAVDGEVAPEEEESETKADTPATSTGTPDPFTELVDGFLELKLPEKALKDVCISLLMEVLDRVNDVYLERVVRFLQTLRKQSNIKPNVIVEVFKQLVNKMNEREALNPRITFLVATVLAKTVCEPALLKLNDIANYTDNGQHYPLFLLVLQQLHKTIGKEALEEKFRASKVDLMNSLPEADRTKERLAEILEDRQLSFLYPLLKVQSEMLKQLQSDPNPNNFYKWIKANVENKYYKDPGFIQALMTVVVKYVTRETTLAPGTDPKEAPEKSVTLKEQQLLETYSQMLQTFLGQNELQLMALYALQVFCYSESFPKGMLCRWFKYLYESEIIEEEAFVSWKEEISDKYPGKGSALFQVNAWLTWLQEAESEDDED